The following proteins are encoded in a genomic region of Paenibacillus sp. FSL R7-0273:
- a CDS encoding spore coat protein CotJB produces the protein MEQSKACEPRYYEMLEQLQVLDFALVELNLYLDTHPEDLQAIEQFNQLTQERTRLANQFQELYGPLQNFGRAYSKCPWEWSQSPWPWQV, from the coding sequence ATGGAGCAGTCAAAAGCATGTGAGCCCCGTTACTATGAAATGCTGGAGCAGCTGCAGGTGCTGGATTTTGCTCTAGTTGAGCTGAATCTGTATCTGGATACTCATCCGGAGGATTTGCAGGCGATTGAGCAGTTCAACCAGCTGACCCAGGAGCGTACCCGGCTGGCTAACCAGTTTCAGGAGCTGTACGGGCCGCTGCAGAATTTCGGGCGGGCTTATTCCAAATGCCCGTGGGAATGGAGCCAGAGCCCCTGGCCCTGGCAGGTGTAG
- a CDS encoding manganese catalase family protein: MWIYEKKLQYPVRVGKCDVRMARYLMEQYGGADGELAAALRYMNQRYSIPDKVIGVLTDISTEEFAHLEMIATMIYKLTKDASVQELEAAGLGPNYAQRDHALFYQNSAGVPWTASYIQAKGDPIADLYEDIAAEEKARATYQWLIDMTDDVDLQDSLKFLREREIIHAIRFKESVQILMEERDKKRVF, translated from the coding sequence ATGTGGATTTATGAGAAGAAGCTGCAGTACCCGGTGCGTGTCGGCAAATGCGATGTAAGAATGGCACGGTACCTGATGGAACAGTACGGCGGCGCTGACGGGGAGCTGGCAGCGGCGCTCCGCTATATGAATCAGCGTTATTCGATTCCTGATAAGGTGATCGGCGTGCTGACGGATATTTCGACTGAAGAATTTGCCCATCTTGAGATGATTGCCACGATGATCTATAAGCTGACCAAGGATGCATCTGTGCAGGAGCTTGAGGCTGCCGGGCTGGGACCTAACTACGCGCAGCGCGATCATGCCCTGTTCTATCAGAACTCGGCCGGTGTTCCATGGACTGCGAGCTACATTCAGGCCAAGGGTGATCCTATAGCGGATCTATATGAGGACATTGCTGCCGAAGAGAAGGCCAGAGCTACATACCAGTGGCTGATCGATATGACGGATGATGTGGATCTGCAGGACAGCCTGAAGTTTCTGCGGGAGCGTGAAATTATCCATGCCATCCGGTTTAAGGAATCCGTGCAGATTCTGATGGAGGAGCGGGATAAGAAGCGGGTATTTTAG
- a CDS encoding SAF domain-containing protein, translating to MAVRKRKKMLRYTIISGCLVAVATSGVWFATYRHYNARLIDERAAYEAQLADKDDVLQRYMDQSQSAYVLVSAKLAGEAITAEDVMEEKLPKFSSPDNLISDAQAIVGKYLKINAMPGTAVTTEMVRDKARLEPSERKEETQYIKLPLRLTKRDVVDIRIIFPNGEDYIVIGKKSLEDVDLANQYTFFNDSEEEAQLLQAALVDAYINDAELYMKQYVEPELQPEPLVNYVPNLDVLGVMKSNPFIIDQAKWSLAEKLRTELEERLEALEDEDKIRVGADAPSGSGVIKRKAEQGAAAAEAAQADNSQSVNGIIDQSNQAPVDSSADQSSAGGINTEAATEDSLLEGE from the coding sequence GTGGCAGTACGCAAGCGGAAAAAAATGTTGAGATACACGATAATTTCAGGATGCCTTGTTGCCGTCGCAACCTCAGGGGTATGGTTCGCAACTTACCGCCATTACAATGCACGGCTGATTGATGAGCGGGCTGCATATGAAGCTCAGCTGGCGGACAAGGATGACGTCCTGCAGCGGTATATGGACCAGTCCCAGTCAGCCTATGTTCTAGTCTCGGCAAAGCTCGCCGGTGAGGCGATTACCGCTGAGGATGTAATGGAAGAGAAGCTTCCCAAATTCTCATCTCCGGATAATCTGATCAGCGATGCACAAGCGATTGTAGGTAAATACCTGAAGATCAATGCGATGCCGGGCACGGCGGTAACCACAGAGATGGTAAGGGATAAGGCCAGGCTCGAGCCTTCTGAACGTAAGGAAGAGACTCAATATATCAAGCTCCCGCTGCGGCTGACCAAACGGGATGTCGTTGATATCCGCATCATATTTCCTAACGGTGAGGATTACATAGTTATCGGAAAAAAATCGCTGGAGGATGTAGACTTGGCGAATCAGTATACCTTTTTTAATGATAGCGAAGAAGAAGCGCAGCTGCTGCAGGCAGCCTTAGTAGATGCTTATATTAATGACGCTGAACTGTACATGAAGCAATATGTGGAGCCAGAGCTCCAGCCTGAGCCTTTGGTTAATTATGTGCCTAATCTGGATGTGCTCGGCGTAATGAAGAGCAATCCCTTCATTATTGATCAAGCCAAATGGAGCCTTGCCGAGAAGCTGCGTACGGAGCTGGAGGAGCGGCTGGAAGCTCTTGAGGATGAAGATAAAATACGTGTCGGAGCAGACGCCCCAAGCGGCAGCGGTGTGATTAAGCGGAAAGCGGAGCAGGGAGCTGCAGCCGCTGAAGCAGCCCAAGCAGATAACAGCCAATCTGTAAACGGTATTATTGATCAGAGTAATCAGGCTCCTGTTGATTCCAGTGCGGATCAGAGCTCGGCTGGGGGAATCAATACGGAAGCGGCAACGGAAGATAGTCTGCTGGAAGGAGAGTGA
- a CDS encoding hemolysin family protein, translating into MHTEFDIGSLLLNLLLVLVLVLLNGIFVAAEFSLVKVRQSRLTQLVSEGNKMAGYALKVNKKLDSYLSATQFGITLASLGLGWIGEPAISELLVEPLMFKLGVTDHTLISTVSVVIGFSIITFLHIVLGELAPKSLAIQKTEGSALLLSAPLMFFYNLFLPFIWVLNASANALLRLVGVEPASEAEAAHSEEEIRILMNQSAKSGVIDKDEMKLMDNIFEFSDLLAREVMLPRTDMDVLYSNLSLEENMRIITETKHSRYPVANEDKDRIIGFIHITDLLFAPLDQQNDLASLVRPILNVPESMEISHALRLMQKNKAQLTLVVDEYGGTAGLLTAEDILEEIVGDLHDEFENERPDVERNGDYISVDGRMLIEDVNDLTGVIIEDEEVDSIGGWLFKELEGNPSKGKQIIVGDLSFEVEESTRLRITRINIHRLNPPLTEEADPDMDKDEE; encoded by the coding sequence GTGCATACGGAATTTGACATAGGAAGCTTATTGCTTAATCTGTTGCTGGTTCTGGTGCTTGTATTGCTGAACGGTATCTTTGTTGCTGCCGAGTTCTCGCTGGTGAAGGTCAGACAATCCCGTCTGACACAGCTGGTGAGCGAGGGAAATAAAATGGCCGGATATGCGCTGAAGGTCAACAAGAAGCTCGACTCCTATCTCTCAGCCACCCAGTTCGGCATTACACTGGCTTCACTGGGACTTGGGTGGATCGGGGAGCCGGCAATATCTGAGCTGCTGGTAGAGCCGCTGATGTTCAAGCTGGGTGTTACCGATCATACTTTAATTTCTACCGTATCGGTGGTAATCGGATTTTCCATCATTACATTTTTACATATTGTACTGGGGGAGCTTGCCCCGAAATCGCTCGCGATTCAAAAAACAGAAGGCTCTGCACTGCTGCTGTCCGCACCGCTGATGTTCTTCTATAATCTGTTCCTTCCGTTTATCTGGGTCCTCAACGCTTCGGCAAATGCGCTTCTGAGACTGGTTGGCGTAGAGCCGGCCAGTGAAGCTGAGGCGGCCCACTCGGAGGAAGAAATACGCATCCTGATGAACCAGAGCGCCAAAAGCGGGGTCATCGACAAGGATGAAATGAAGCTGATGGATAACATCTTTGAATTCTCAGACCTGTTAGCCCGTGAAGTGATGCTGCCGCGCACCGATATGGATGTATTGTACAGTAATCTTTCGCTGGAGGAGAATATGCGGATCATTACAGAAACCAAGCATTCCCGGTACCCGGTAGCCAATGAGGATAAGGACCGGATTATCGGCTTCATCCATATTACCGACCTGCTGTTTGCCCCGCTGGATCAGCAGAATGACCTGGCCTCCCTGGTGCGCCCGATCCTGAATGTACCGGAATCCATGGAGATCAGCCATGCGCTGCGGCTCATGCAGAAGAACAAAGCACAGCTGACGCTTGTGGTTGATGAGTACGGCGGTACGGCCGGTCTCCTGACTGCTGAGGATATTCTTGAGGAAATCGTCGGCGATCTGCATGATGAGTTCGAGAATGAGCGTCCGGACGTTGAACGTAACGGAGACTATATTTCGGTGGACGGGCGGATGCTCATTGAGGATGTTAACGACCTGACCGGAGTCATTATCGAAGATGAAGAGGTCGATTCCATCGGCGGCTGGCTGTTTAAAGAGCTGGAGGGCAATCCGTCCAAGGGCAAGCAGATTATTGTTGGTGATTTGAGCTTTGAAGTGGAGGAATCCACCCGCCTGCGGATTACCAGAATCAACATTCACCGCCTGAATCCGCCTCTGACAGAGGAAGCAGACCCGGATATGGATAAGGACGAAGAGTAA
- the essC gene encoding type VII secretion protein EssC, which translates to MSLQEILANQVQRTPRLKPNYPEGELVLEDPAKPSGKPTFSWLTIIIPPLGMMLIAIFMSTLTRSYTMMISTMSMTILTVMVSVMNYKSSVKKHLEHNKKLEKKYLNYLFQIRNDLQSAASMQREAYTYTHPSVPGCAEIVRSRSKQLWERTAIEDDFLNNRIGLGVQPISLVPTYSSKTKATDDDNPLEEIAAKICEEMYFVRDIPVYIPLKNINTLGIFGRMQEVRDFLNAAIIHLTTHQGYDDVRIVCAMQPDDLEHWEWLKWLPHTWDNERRVRSIATTSYDASNLADELLPILRKREEGGQNSYGLQTLQTPHYVFLVFAPELWDSTEMIKVLLSNQPQLGATSIFISEKIDVALPLNCQAILEIRDGKGSVRKDTRQLLNHLADHFVADSLDKRQSEFFARSLSPLRIKEGQNNSYIPQMVTFLESFQVDQVEELNVLQRWSGNQANRTLSIPLGLGAGGKSLMFDMHEKSYGPHGLVAGTTGSGKSELLQSLLLGLAVNYHPHEVAFVLIDYKGGGMANAFQGLPHLVGTITNLGGNQINRALASIKSELLRRQRLFSDAGVTSIDHYIVLYRNKEVTLPLPHLIIVVDEFAELKSDQPEFMKELVSAARVGRSLGIHLILATQKPSGVVDDQIWSNSRFKLCLKVQTPSDSQEMLKRPEAAEIKEKGRGYLQVGNNEVFTLFQSSWSGAPYHTGDSDGEGIPQMDVVTLSGERRSLLPKVKNNDGTTEMSELQAVVNHIAALSAEHSIGEAFQLWLPPLPETLVLAEVLDPQQIWNGADWQPQADNLTATVGRVDNPADQEQYNLDIHFNQNGHLLVYGAPSSGKTTLLKTIVMSLALKYDPDYVHFYILDFGTRTFGVFHELPHLGDIIYPEDEQKLGRLISWLLSQLDERKRKFSQLGISNLVSYCAATGEKVPYIVILLDNYTGFAEAYDDHVMDLAKLVREGGNYGIYFVFAANSVSSYPYRISQNVKQALVYQMSDRVDYISILGRTDGMEPTDTVGRGLFKDNRILEFHTALPVEGSSDDQIAASLRRISAEMKAAAGELSPVGIAVIPDKLSLAELLERARKEHPEREKHLVPVGLDWNTTVPAEMNIKRVNNFVVSYTNPQLADFRFNSLVQAIYESSDQISKEFHLFDSGGIPLAELKANPVVTRCMNTAEEFLKLTQWLIEQLQMRKNDARQAFAEAEVRDAFDESGYILSKYPLLVILMPHFKSAFDLMENDSLDHLERVARFGGGLGVLIMVGSNTVELNKMQFTIELAGELISSGNALLSGGTPSDHTCYAALLDQLDYQQQNQVMDASEAILLIEGASQRLKMITEL; encoded by the coding sequence ATGAGCTTACAAGAAATACTGGCCAATCAGGTCCAAAGGACCCCCAGACTTAAACCCAATTATCCGGAAGGTGAACTGGTATTGGAGGACCCTGCCAAGCCCTCGGGCAAACCGACCTTCTCTTGGCTGACGATTATTATTCCGCCGTTAGGGATGATGCTGATTGCCATATTCATGTCAACCTTGACCAGATCCTACACGATGATGATTTCAACCATGAGTATGACAATTCTAACCGTTATGGTTTCGGTTATGAATTATAAATCCAGTGTGAAAAAGCATCTGGAGCACAATAAAAAACTGGAAAAAAAATATCTCAATTACTTATTCCAGATCCGAAATGATCTACAAAGCGCTGCCAGTATGCAGCGAGAAGCTTATACATATACGCATCCAAGTGTCCCGGGCTGTGCTGAAATTGTACGCAGTAGAAGCAAGCAGCTATGGGAAAGAACAGCCATTGAAGATGACTTCTTGAATAACAGGATCGGGTTGGGCGTTCAGCCCATCTCTCTGGTACCTACATATAGCTCCAAAACAAAAGCAACGGACGATGATAATCCCCTTGAGGAAATTGCCGCCAAAATCTGTGAAGAAATGTACTTTGTTAGGGATATTCCAGTTTACATACCGCTTAAAAATATTAATACGCTTGGCATATTTGGCAGGATGCAGGAGGTCCGCGATTTTCTGAATGCAGCCATCATTCATCTGACTACGCACCAAGGCTACGATGATGTAAGAATTGTATGCGCAATGCAGCCGGATGATCTGGAGCACTGGGAGTGGCTGAAATGGCTTCCTCATACATGGGACAATGAACGCAGAGTCAGAAGTATTGCTACGACCTCTTATGATGCATCCAATCTTGCCGATGAGCTGCTTCCTATCCTTAGAAAGAGAGAGGAAGGCGGCCAGAACAGCTATGGTTTACAGACCCTGCAAACCCCTCACTATGTATTTCTGGTATTTGCTCCTGAATTGTGGGACAGCACAGAAATGATAAAGGTTCTCCTGTCCAATCAACCGCAGCTTGGAGCCACCAGCATATTCATTTCGGAAAAGATTGATGTTGCTTTGCCGCTCAATTGCCAGGCGATTCTGGAAATCAGGGATGGTAAAGGGTCAGTCCGCAAAGATACCCGCCAGCTCTTAAATCATTTGGCGGATCATTTTGTCGCCGATTCTCTGGATAAGCGGCAATCAGAGTTTTTTGCCCGTTCCCTGTCGCCGCTCAGAATCAAGGAAGGGCAAAATAACAGCTATATCCCGCAAATGGTTACCTTTCTGGAGAGCTTCCAGGTAGATCAGGTTGAGGAACTGAACGTCCTCCAGCGATGGTCCGGCAATCAGGCAAACCGTACGCTCTCTATTCCTCTGGGACTGGGGGCAGGCGGGAAGTCCCTTATGTTCGATATGCATGAGAAAAGCTATGGTCCCCATGGACTGGTTGCCGGAACTACCGGTTCAGGAAAAAGTGAGCTGCTTCAATCCCTGCTGCTTGGGCTGGCGGTAAATTACCACCCACATGAGGTTGCTTTTGTACTTATTGACTACAAGGGCGGAGGAATGGCCAATGCCTTTCAGGGGCTGCCCCATCTGGTAGGGACAATTACAAACCTGGGCGGCAACCAGATTAACCGGGCACTGGCCTCAATCAAAAGCGAACTGCTGCGCAGGCAGCGGCTGTTCAGTGACGCCGGTGTAACCAGCATTGATCATTACATCGTTCTGTACCGCAATAAGGAAGTCACTCTTCCCCTGCCGCATTTGATTATTGTGGTGGATGAGTTCGCGGAGCTTAAGTCAGATCAGCCGGAATTCATGAAGGAGCTGGTTAGTGCTGCACGGGTAGGCAGAAGCTTAGGTATCCATTTAATACTGGCAACCCAGAAGCCATCGGGAGTGGTTGATGACCAGATCTGGAGTAACTCAAGGTTCAAGCTGTGTCTGAAGGTGCAGACGCCTTCGGATAGCCAGGAAATGCTGAAACGGCCTGAGGCGGCAGAGATTAAAGAAAAGGGCCGCGGGTATTTGCAGGTCGGCAATAATGAGGTCTTTACCCTGTTCCAGTCCTCCTGGAGCGGAGCACCTTATCATACCGGTGATTCGGATGGGGAGGGAATACCGCAAATGGATGTAGTCACACTGAGTGGTGAACGGAGATCCCTGCTGCCGAAAGTGAAAAACAATGATGGGACCACTGAAATGAGCGAGCTGCAGGCAGTGGTTAATCACATCGCAGCACTCTCGGCAGAGCACTCCATCGGGGAGGCCTTTCAGCTCTGGCTTCCTCCGCTTCCGGAGACTCTTGTACTGGCGGAGGTGCTTGACCCGCAGCAGATCTGGAATGGAGCTGACTGGCAGCCGCAGGCGGATAATCTGACGGCTACAGTGGGGCGGGTAGATAACCCTGCGGATCAGGAGCAATATAATCTGGATATTCATTTTAACCAGAATGGGCATCTGCTTGTGTACGGGGCACCGAGCAGCGGTAAGACAACACTTTTAAAAACGATTGTCATGTCGCTTGCCCTAAAATATGATCCTGATTATGTACATTTTTATATATTGGATTTTGGAACCCGTACATTTGGTGTCTTTCATGAGCTTCCGCATCTGGGGGACATTATTTATCCTGAGGATGAACAGAAGCTTGGCAGGCTGATTAGCTGGCTGTTGTCCCAGCTGGATGAACGCAAGCGTAAGTTCTCGCAGCTCGGCATCAGCAATCTGGTGTCCTATTGTGCAGCTACAGGTGAAAAGGTTCCGTACATCGTTATTCTCCTCGATAACTACACCGGATTTGCCGAAGCGTATGATGACCATGTGATGGATCTGGCTAAGCTGGTACGCGAAGGAGGAAATTACGGAATTTATTTTGTATTTGCAGCTAATTCCGTCAGTTCCTATCCTTACCGGATCAGCCAGAATGTCAAGCAGGCGCTGGTCTATCAGATGTCTGACAGAGTGGATTACATCAGCATTCTGGGCCGGACAGACGGTATGGAGCCAACCGACACTGTCGGACGCGGGCTCTTCAAGGATAACCGGATTCTGGAATTCCATACTGCGCTTCCGGTGGAGGGCAGCTCAGATGATCAAATTGCCGCGTCGCTCCGCCGGATCAGTGCAGAGATGAAGGCTGCGGCGGGAGAATTAAGTCCGGTAGGCATTGCAGTGATTCCGGATAAGCTTTCGCTGGCAGAGCTCCTGGAGCGTGCCCGCAAAGAGCATCCGGAGCGGGAAAAGCATCTTGTACCTGTAGGACTCGACTGGAATACTACAGTTCCGGCAGAAATGAATATAAAGCGGGTCAATAATTTCGTAGTGTCGTATACGAATCCTCAGCTGGCAGATTTCAGGTTCAACTCGCTGGTGCAGGCTATCTATGAGTCTTCTGATCAGATAAGCAAGGAATTCCATTTGTTTGACAGCGGAGGTATCCCACTGGCAGAACTGAAGGCCAATCCTGTGGTTACCCGCTGTATGAATACGGCTGAAGAGTTTTTGAAGCTTACACAATGGCTGATAGAACAGCTGCAGATGAGAAAAAATGATGCCCGGCAAGCTTTTGCCGAGGCCGAGGTCCGCGATGCCTTTGATGAATCGGGCTATATTCTGTCCAAATATCCGCTGCTCGTCATTTTAATGCCGCATTTCAAATCGGCGTTTGATTTGATGGAAAATGACTCACTGGATCACTTGGAGCGGGTCGCAAGATTTGGCGGCGGGCTGGGTGTGCTGATAATGGTCGGCAGCAACACCGTTGAGCTAAATAAAATGCAGTTCACCATTGAACTTGCGGGTGAGTTGATCAGCAGCGGGAATGCACTGTTGTCAGGCGGAACTCCAAGTGATCATACATGTTATGCTGCATTGCTGGATCAGTTGGATTATCAGCAACAAAATCAGGTCATGGATGCCAGTGAAGCCATTTTGCTAATAGAAGGGGCAAGCCAGCGGCTCAAAATGATTACAGAACTATAG
- a CDS encoding spore coat associated protein CotJA: protein MNSQERVWATYRGPFDPCPPVPFKTYVVPPNQYVNFQPPGLPQYPLAEALRAGTLWPAFYSPYESKAGKGGV from the coding sequence TTGAACTCCCAGGAGCGTGTATGGGCTACTTACCGGGGACCGTTTGATCCTTGCCCGCCGGTGCCGTTCAAAACGTATGTTGTGCCGCCTAACCAGTATGTGAACTTTCAGCCGCCAGGCCTGCCGCAGTACCCGCTGGCTGAAGCCCTGAGAGCGGGAACCCTCTGGCCGGCCTTCTACAGTCCTTACGAGTCCAAAGCCGGAAAAGGGGGTGTCTAG
- a CDS encoding Flp pilus assembly complex ATPase component TadA: protein MINLILIIVVLAAIGVFLFLWLGQRKDSAPPSVQLKYDMNEIVLFLRRAFEEIIASSLYEGSPSEEEYNRRKARRRELQKALRSCMHGDLSAKKYVKLYMKDLLVQTYGLDEGNVDKIISFGHVNRLTSQDCFDILLHVFKKDHGQDAFNVMVSKYSLDTLQRLPDGSRGYKITEQQIRNIYQSEQPRLSAQDKIEIIVQRAYQIYKGLGVIDELRDQNIDGVNGGTSGMPPDVVQTTDSLEYTKQQHFIPQSYDAVWTFYRGKSLHLEFLSFGSEKELKRVCQNIYGFGNPGQLNESKGYIINDMADGSRVVVVRPKMAESWAFFVRKFNDSLVELDQQIKDEGAPLAISMLVYLILGHQVTAITGRQGSGKTTLLKALIKYIDAKNIRIQETSFEIWARKMYPGKNILSFRETPSVSGQDGLDVQKKTDGAVNIVGEAATHSVVSYVIQAAQVASEYTLFTHHGKTLANLVSALRNSLIASGAFSNEKIAEVQVVEALGFNVHLVLRNGKRYIERITEIIPADPQFEYPQSYRDQAEITDKLDAFMDTMTEYFGRMTDRRSYQYRDVIVWEAGEYVVKHPISSRKVDEMRKNMDEDDAAGFTAFLEQYWGQTA, encoded by the coding sequence ATGATTAATCTGATCCTGATAATTGTTGTTTTGGCTGCTATTGGAGTATTCCTGTTTCTATGGCTGGGCCAGCGTAAAGACTCAGCTCCGCCGTCCGTGCAGCTAAAATATGATATGAATGAAATCGTTCTGTTTCTAAGACGGGCGTTTGAGGAGATTATCGCTTCCTCTCTATATGAAGGAAGTCCGAGCGAAGAAGAATATAACCGCCGCAAAGCACGGCGCAGAGAATTACAGAAGGCGCTTAGAAGCTGTATGCATGGTGATTTATCCGCCAAAAAATACGTGAAGCTGTACATGAAGGATCTGCTGGTACAGACCTATGGCCTGGATGAAGGAAATGTGGATAAGATCATCAGCTTCGGACATGTGAACCGTCTGACCTCCCAGGATTGCTTCGATATTTTGCTCCATGTGTTCAAGAAGGATCACGGGCAGGACGCATTTAATGTAATGGTCAGCAAATATAGCCTGGACACGCTGCAAAGGCTGCCGGACGGTTCGCGGGGATACAAGATTACGGAGCAGCAGATCCGCAATATCTATCAATCGGAGCAGCCGAGACTATCTGCCCAGGACAAGATTGAAATTATCGTGCAGCGTGCTTATCAGATCTATAAGGGGCTTGGAGTAATCGATGAGCTCCGGGACCAGAATATCGATGGCGTCAACGGCGGAACAAGCGGGATGCCTCCGGATGTCGTGCAGACCACGGATTCTTTGGAATATACCAAACAGCAGCATTTCATCCCTCAATCCTATGATGCAGTCTGGACATTCTACCGCGGAAAGTCGCTGCATCTGGAATTTTTGAGCTTTGGTTCCGAGAAGGAGCTCAAACGGGTCTGTCAGAACATTTACGGCTTTGGCAATCCGGGCCAGCTGAACGAATCCAAGGGATACATCATCAACGATATGGCTGACGGCAGCCGTGTTGTAGTGGTTAGGCCCAAAATGGCTGAAAGCTGGGCGTTCTTTGTCCGTAAATTCAATGATTCACTGGTAGAGCTGGACCAGCAGATCAAAGATGAAGGTGCACCGCTTGCGATCAGCATGCTTGTCTACCTTATCCTTGGTCATCAGGTAACAGCGATTACGGGTAGGCAGGGATCGGGGAAAACAACACTGCTCAAAGCGTTAATCAAATATATTGACGCCAAAAATATCCGGATTCAGGAAACCTCTTTTGAAATTTGGGCTAGAAAAATGTATCCGGGTAAGAATATTCTTTCATTCCGAGAAACACCTTCGGTCAGCGGGCAGGATGGGCTGGATGTGCAAAAGAAAACCGACGGTGCGGTTAACATTGTCGGTGAGGCTGCTACTCACAGTGTGGTCAGCTATGTCATTCAGGCCGCCCAGGTAGCTTCAGAGTATACCCTGTTTACCCATCACGGCAAAACACTGGCCAATCTCGTCAGCGCACTCCGCAACAGCCTGATTGCCTCAGGTGCATTCAGCAATGAAAAAATTGCCGAGGTGCAGGTGGTTGAGGCTCTGGGCTTCAATGTCCATCTGGTTCTGAGAAACGGTAAACGGTACATTGAGCGTATTACGGAGATTATCCCGGCCGATCCCCAGTTTGAGTATCCCCAGAGTTACAGGGATCAGGCGGAGATTACGGACAAGCTGGACGCTTTTATGGATACGATGACTGAATACTTTGGACGGATGACGGACAGGCGTTCTTATCAATATCGGGATGTTATTGTCTGGGAAGCCGGAGAATACGTTGTCAAGCACCCGATCAGCAGCCGGAAGGTTGATGAGATGCGAAAAAATATGGATGAGGATGATGCAGCCGGATTCACGGCATTTCTTGAACAGTATTGGGGGCAAACCGCATGA